In Streptomyces violaceusniger Tu 4113, one DNA window encodes the following:
- a CDS encoding sarcosine oxidase subunit delta, with protein sequence MLLISCPWCGPRDETEYHYGGQAHVPYPGNPADLTDEEWAAYVFYRDNPKGPFAERWMHGTGCRRWFNVLRDTVSYEVLAAYRLDEPRPELPGRADVHQPAEPAGGNR encoded by the coding sequence GTGCTGCTGATCAGTTGCCCATGGTGCGGTCCTCGCGACGAGACCGAGTACCACTACGGGGGACAGGCCCACGTCCCCTACCCCGGAAACCCCGCGGACCTCACCGACGAGGAGTGGGCCGCGTACGTCTTCTACCGCGACAACCCCAAGGGGCCCTTCGCCGAGCGGTGGATGCACGGCACCGGCTGCCGCCGCTGGTTCAACGTCCTGCGCGACACCGTGAGTTACGAGGTGCTGGCCGCCTACCGGCTCGACGAGCCCCGCCCCGAACTGCCCGGCCGGGCGGATGTCCACCAGCCCGCCGAACCGGCCGGAGGCAACCGATGA
- the glyA gene encoding serine hydroxymethyltransferase — MAANPPTEVTTPLSLPLSELDPEVAAAVDAELHRQRSTLEMIASENFAPAAVMEAQGSVLTNKYAEGYPGRRYYGGCEHVDVIERLAIARVKELFGAEAANVQPHSGAQANAAAMFALLQPGDTILGLDLAHGGHLTHGMRINYSGKLYNVVPYHVRESGLRIDMDEVERLALAHRPKMIVAGWSAYPRRLDFAAFRRIADEVGAYLMVDMAHFAGLVAAGLHPSPVPYADVVTTTTHKTLGGPRGGVILSRADLAKKINSAVFPGQQGGPLEHVIAAKAVAFKVAAGEEFAERQRRTLDGARILAGRLLADDVAEAGITVLTGGTEVHLVLVDLRASALDGQQAEDRLHRVGITVNRNAVPFDPRPPMVSSGLRIGTPALATRGFGTAEFREVADIIAQALMDERLGDERTGLLRDRVEKLATAFPLYPRLSHPTHPTHQPRPNGDAA, encoded by the coding sequence ATGGCAGCGAACCCGCCCACCGAGGTCACCACCCCTCTCTCCCTCCCGCTCAGCGAGCTCGACCCGGAGGTCGCCGCCGCGGTCGACGCCGAGCTGCACCGGCAGCGGTCGACCCTCGAGATGATCGCCTCGGAGAACTTCGCCCCGGCCGCCGTCATGGAGGCCCAGGGCTCGGTCCTGACCAACAAGTACGCCGAGGGCTACCCGGGCCGCCGCTACTACGGCGGCTGTGAACACGTCGACGTCATCGAGCGGTTGGCCATCGCCCGGGTGAAGGAACTCTTCGGCGCCGAGGCCGCGAACGTGCAGCCGCATTCGGGCGCCCAGGCCAACGCCGCCGCGATGTTCGCGCTGCTGCAGCCCGGCGACACGATCCTCGGCCTCGACCTCGCGCACGGCGGGCATCTGACCCACGGCATGCGCATCAACTACTCCGGCAAGCTGTACAACGTCGTGCCGTACCACGTGCGCGAATCCGGTCTGCGCATCGACATGGACGAGGTCGAGCGGCTCGCGCTCGCCCACCGGCCCAAGATGATCGTCGCCGGCTGGTCGGCCTACCCCCGCCGGCTGGACTTCGCCGCGTTCCGGCGGATCGCCGACGAGGTGGGCGCGTATCTGATGGTGGACATGGCGCACTTCGCCGGGCTGGTGGCCGCGGGCCTCCACCCGAGCCCGGTGCCGTACGCCGATGTCGTGACGACCACCACGCACAAGACCCTCGGCGGCCCGCGCGGCGGGGTGATCCTCAGCCGTGCCGACCTGGCCAAGAAGATCAACTCCGCGGTCTTCCCGGGGCAGCAGGGCGGCCCGTTGGAGCATGTCATCGCGGCCAAGGCGGTGGCCTTCAAGGTGGCGGCGGGCGAGGAGTTCGCCGAGCGCCAGCGGCGCACCCTGGACGGCGCCCGCATCCTCGCCGGACGGCTGCTGGCCGACGATGTGGCCGAGGCCGGGATCACGGTGCTGACCGGCGGCACCGAGGTCCATCTGGTCCTGGTCGACCTGCGCGCCTCGGCCCTCGACGGGCAGCAGGCCGAGGACCGGCTGCACCGCGTCGGTATCACCGTCAACCGCAACGCGGTGCCGTTCGACCCCCGTCCGCCGATGGTCTCCTCCGGGCTGCGGATCGGCACCCCGGCCCTGGCCACCCGGGGTTTCGGCACGGCGGAGTTCCGGGAGGTCGCCGACATCATCGCGCAGGCCTTGATGGACGAGCGGCTGGGCGACGAGCGCACCGGTCTGCTGCGTGACCGGGTGGAAAAGCTCGCCACCGCCTTCCCCCTCTATCCCCGGCTGTCTCACCCGACTCACCCGACTCACCAGCCCCGCCCGAACGGAGACGCGGCATGA
- a CDS encoding glycoside hydrolase family 88 protein has product MSVSRRALLTTAAGTAVAATSIAPPAQAARKAPGHAATLDAAADYAVAKLRAVAPGVSGFPVGTKFEKWTYSQNGDWVGGFWPGTLWMAWLHSGEERFRTLALASAEKLAPRQNDTGTHDLGFLFSPSWVTAWRLTGDDTWRAGAIRAASSLIRRYNPQGRFIRAWGALNDPANAGRVIMDTMMNLDLLAFASSQTGDGKYLDIAVEHARTTQRNFPRPDGSTLHVYDFDPASGAPLGPGTVQGYSPSSCWSRGQAWGIYGFTTIYRRTGQREFLTTARKLADFALGALSPDHVPVWDYLAPQAPHDIKDASAGAVMACGLLDLSRATGEPRYREEALKLLTALSETCLTRKSTRADAVVARCTRNRPSEDGIEISLPYADYYLLEGILRVLRPDDIDRAIDLSTV; this is encoded by the coding sequence ATGAGCGTTTCCCGGCGAGCCCTGCTGACCACCGCGGCCGGTACGGCGGTGGCGGCCACCTCGATCGCTCCCCCGGCGCAGGCCGCGCGGAAGGCTCCCGGCCATGCCGCCACGCTCGACGCGGCGGCGGACTACGCGGTGGCCAAACTGCGCGCGGTCGCACCGGGGGTGAGTGGCTTTCCGGTCGGCACGAAGTTCGAGAAGTGGACGTACTCCCAAAACGGCGACTGGGTCGGCGGGTTCTGGCCCGGCACCCTGTGGATGGCCTGGCTCCACAGCGGCGAGGAGCGGTTCCGCACCCTGGCCCTCGCCTCCGCGGAGAAGCTCGCCCCGCGCCAGAACGACACCGGCACCCACGACCTCGGATTCCTCTTCTCCCCCTCGTGGGTCACCGCGTGGCGGCTCACCGGCGACGACACGTGGCGGGCGGGCGCGATCCGGGCGGCCTCCTCGCTGATCCGGCGGTACAACCCGCAGGGCCGTTTCATCCGGGCCTGGGGAGCGCTGAACGATCCGGCGAACGCGGGCCGGGTCATCATGGACACGATGATGAACCTCGATCTGCTGGCCTTCGCGAGCAGCCAGACCGGGGACGGCAAGTACCTCGACATCGCCGTCGAGCACGCGAGAACCACCCAGCGGAACTTCCCCCGCCCGGACGGGTCGACCCTGCATGTCTACGACTTCGACCCGGCCTCCGGCGCTCCCCTCGGCCCGGGCACCGTACAGGGCTACAGCCCGTCCTCCTGCTGGTCACGCGGGCAGGCATGGGGGATCTACGGATTCACCACGATCTACCGCCGGACCGGCCAGCGGGAATTCCTCACCACCGCACGGAAACTCGCCGACTTCGCCCTGGGCGCGCTGAGCCCGGACCACGTGCCGGTGTGGGACTATCTCGCGCCGCAAGCGCCCCACGACATCAAGGACGCCTCCGCGGGGGCGGTCATGGCCTGCGGCCTGCTCGACCTGTCGCGGGCAACCGGCGAACCGCGCTACCGCGAGGAGGCGCTGAAGCTGCTCACCGCGCTGTCGGAGACCTGTCTGACCAGGAAGTCGACCCGCGCGGATGCGGTCGTGGCGCGCTGCACCCGCAATCGGCCGAGCGAGGACGGCATCGAGATCTCGCTCCCGTACGCCGACTACTACCTGCTCGAAGGCATCCTGCGGGTGCTGCGGCCCGACGACATCGACCGGGCCATCGACCTGTCCACGGTCTGA
- a CDS encoding SDR family oxidoreductase: MRIFVTGASGWLGSALVPDLLDAGHQVLGLARSDTSAAALTTAGAEVVRGTVDDLDVLRDAAIASDGVIHLAFKHDIAFTGDFQGAAEADRRAVDTFGDALAGTDRPFVLAGGLAGLAPGRVATERTIPTIDGSPTSIRSATAQAVLALAPRGVRSSVVRLAPTCHGEGDQGFMAILVATARAKGVSGYIDDGAHRWPAVHRLDAARLFRLAVEKAPAGSVLHGTAEESVTIRDIAEVIGRHLDVPVTSVAPEAAAEHFTWLGAFLGMDSPASNTLTRELLDWQPTRPGLLEDLDKGHYFHTPAATA; this comes from the coding sequence ATGCGCATCTTTGTGACCGGCGCGTCCGGCTGGCTCGGCTCCGCTCTCGTCCCCGATCTCCTCGACGCGGGACACCAGGTCCTCGGCCTCGCCCGCTCCGACACCTCCGCCGCCGCGCTCACCACGGCCGGGGCGGAGGTCGTCCGCGGCACCGTCGACGACCTCGACGTCCTGCGGGACGCGGCCATCGCCTCGGACGGGGTGATCCACCTCGCCTTCAAGCACGACATCGCCTTCACCGGCGACTTCCAGGGCGCCGCCGAGGCCGATCGCCGCGCCGTCGACACCTTCGGCGACGCGCTGGCCGGCACCGACCGCCCCTTCGTCCTCGCCGGCGGCCTGGCAGGGCTCGCGCCCGGACGGGTGGCGACCGAGCGGACCATCCCCACGATCGACGGTTCGCCGACCTCGATCCGATCGGCCACCGCCCAGGCGGTGCTCGCCCTCGCCCCACGCGGCGTGCGCTCCTCCGTGGTACGGCTCGCCCCGACCTGTCACGGTGAAGGAGACCAGGGCTTCATGGCGATTCTGGTCGCCACTGCCCGGGCCAAGGGCGTCTCCGGCTATATCGACGACGGCGCCCACCGCTGGCCGGCCGTCCACCGGCTCGACGCCGCACGGCTGTTCCGCCTTGCGGTCGAGAAGGCCCCGGCGGGATCGGTGCTGCACGGCACCGCGGAGGAGAGCGTCACCATCCGGGACATCGCCGAGGTGATCGGCCGCCATCTCGACGTCCCGGTCACCTCCGTGGCGCCCGAGGCCGCGGCCGAGCACTTCACCTGGCTGGGCGCCTTCCTGGGCATGGACTCCCCGGCGTCGAACACCCTGACTCGCGAACTGCTCGACTGGCAGCCGACCCGCCCCGGCCTCCTCGAAGACCTCGACAAGGGCCACTACTTCCACACCCCCGCCGCCACCGCCTGA
- a CDS encoding chitinase, with protein MNHREEFTAQDRAHRRRRRTALAVAAVAAVASTTAAAWAESPGQAPSAASAAPAAVAPYLYNGWGNPPDPGEVMDATGVSWFTLAFVLDSGNCSPQWDGSRPLTGGADEQTVKAIRAKGGDVVPSFGGASGAKLEQSCGDAKALAGAYQKVIDAYGLKAIDIDIEGDAYNDPAVQQKTIDALKQVKADNPGLLTYVTFPSDQNGPDDSMIRRAAESDFAADSWTIMPFDFGGAGQNMGELTKQATDGLKNAVKGAYGYSDDDAYRHSGLSSMNGITDVNETVSTDDFETILDYASQHHLSRLSFWSVNRDRPCPGAYPNDDTCSGVAQEPRQFTGIFARYQG; from the coding sequence ATGAACCACCGCGAAGAATTCACCGCCCAGGACCGCGCGCACCGCCGCCGGCGGCGGACCGCCCTGGCCGTGGCCGCCGTGGCCGCCGTCGCGAGCACGACCGCGGCCGCCTGGGCCGAAAGCCCCGGTCAAGCTCCCAGCGCGGCATCCGCCGCACCCGCCGCCGTGGCCCCCTACCTGTACAACGGATGGGGCAACCCGCCGGACCCGGGCGAAGTGATGGACGCCACCGGCGTCAGTTGGTTCACCCTCGCCTTCGTCCTCGACTCGGGCAACTGCTCCCCGCAGTGGGACGGCAGCCGCCCGCTGACCGGCGGGGCCGACGAGCAGACCGTGAAGGCCATACGGGCCAAGGGCGGCGATGTCGTGCCGTCCTTCGGCGGCGCGAGCGGCGCCAAGCTGGAGCAGTCCTGTGGCGACGCGAAGGCACTCGCCGGGGCCTACCAGAAGGTCATCGACGCCTACGGTCTCAAGGCCATCGACATCGACATCGAAGGCGACGCCTACAACGACCCGGCCGTCCAGCAGAAGACCATCGACGCCCTGAAGCAGGTGAAGGCCGACAACCCGGGGCTGCTCACCTACGTCACCTTCCCCAGCGATCAGAACGGCCCCGACGACAGCATGATCCGCCGGGCCGCCGAATCCGATTTCGCGGCCGATAGCTGGACCATCATGCCGTTCGACTTCGGCGGCGCGGGCCAGAACATGGGCGAGCTGACCAAGCAGGCCACCGACGGTCTGAAGAACGCCGTCAAGGGCGCCTACGGCTACAGCGACGACGACGCCTACCGGCACAGCGGCCTGTCCTCGATGAACGGCATCACCGACGTCAACGAGACCGTCTCCACCGACGACTTCGAGACGATCCTGGACTACGCCTCCCAGCACCACCTGTCGCGGCTCTCCTTCTGGTCCGTCAACCGGGACCGCCCCTGCCCCGGCGCCTACCCGAACGACGACACCTGCTCCGGAGTCGCCCAGGAGCCCCGGCAGTTCACCGGAATATTCGCCCGGTACCAGGGCTGA
- a CDS encoding GntR family transcriptional regulator: MRNVATEPGDGEELSLAERAYRAIRDRLVMLEIRPGAPINEDQLAQSLGVGRTPVREALKRLQYERLITTYPRRGTFATEVNITDLAYISEVRQELEPLAAARAARRATATDRATLTALRRELESVDPRGHAAADLMHLDLQVHRAIYAATHNPYLEDTLVRHDNLATRIWCLFIDRLSDVAGHVEEHGPLIDAIVAGDPDKAAQLAGNHVEGFERAIRAAI, translated from the coding sequence ATGCGGAACGTGGCGACCGAGCCCGGGGACGGCGAGGAGCTGTCCCTCGCCGAGCGCGCCTACCGCGCCATCCGGGACCGTCTGGTCATGCTCGAGATCCGACCGGGCGCGCCGATCAACGAGGACCAGTTGGCACAGTCCCTCGGCGTCGGGCGGACGCCGGTGCGCGAGGCGCTCAAGCGGCTCCAGTACGAGCGCCTCATCACCACCTACCCCCGGCGCGGCACCTTCGCCACCGAGGTCAACATCACCGACCTGGCCTATATCTCGGAGGTGCGCCAGGAGCTGGAGCCCCTGGCCGCCGCCCGGGCCGCGCGGCGCGCCACCGCCACCGACCGTGCCACGCTGACGGCCCTACGGCGGGAGCTGGAGAGCGTGGATCCGCGCGGGCACGCCGCCGCCGACCTCATGCACCTGGACCTTCAGGTCCACCGCGCCATCTACGCCGCCACGCACAACCCGTACTTGGAGGACACCCTCGTCCGCCACGACAATCTGGCCACGCGCATCTGGTGCCTGTTCATCGACCGCCTGTCCGACGTGGCCGGCCATGTCGAAGAGCACGGACCGCTGATCGACGCGATCGTCGCCGGTGACCCCGACAAGGCGGCGCAGCTCGCCGGCAACCACGTCGAGGGTTTCGAACGGGCCATCCGCGCGGCCATCTGA
- a CDS encoding TetR/AcrR family transcriptional regulator, with product MGRWQPDARGRMAKAALELYSERGYEQTTVAEIARRAGLTERTFFRHYADKREVLFAGSGELEERFVRAVAEAPEPAAPIDALGVGLDAVSELFEDRREFARKRQAVITANAELLERELIKLASLSAALADTLRRRGVAEPAASLAAEAGLAVFKVGFERWVLGSEERGMSQVMRESLDELKAVTAGA from the coding sequence ATGGGTAGGTGGCAGCCGGACGCGCGGGGACGCATGGCGAAGGCGGCGCTGGAGCTGTACAGCGAGCGCGGCTACGAGCAGACCACCGTGGCGGAGATCGCCAGACGGGCGGGGCTCACGGAGCGGACCTTCTTCCGGCACTACGCGGACAAGCGCGAGGTGCTGTTCGCCGGCTCCGGTGAGCTGGAGGAACGGTTCGTGCGGGCGGTCGCCGAAGCCCCGGAGCCAGCGGCGCCGATCGACGCGCTGGGGGTGGGTCTGGACGCGGTCTCCGAGCTGTTCGAAGACCGCCGCGAGTTCGCGCGCAAGCGCCAGGCAGTGATCACGGCGAACGCGGAACTCCTGGAGCGCGAGCTGATCAAACTCGCCTCGCTGTCGGCCGCGCTCGCCGACACCCTGCGCCGACGCGGCGTCGCCGAGCCGGCCGCGAGCCTGGCCGCGGAGGCGGGGCTCGCCGTCTTCAAGGTCGGCTTCGAGCGCTGGGTCCTGGGGTCCGAGGAACGCGGGATGTCACAGGTGATGCGCGAATCGCTGGACGAGCTCAAGGCCGTGACCGCGGGCGCCTGA
- a CDS encoding sarcosine oxidase subunit alpha family protein — MTDQRFRLPHGGRVDRGTVLRFTVDGREMTGHPGDTVASAMLANGRVEAAPSIYRGRPRGIVAAGVEEPSALLQIDGPCSEGMLPATTAELYDGLSATTLSGMGRLDPSPDPAGYDKKYVHTDVLVVGAGPAGLAAAAAAADSGARVILLDDQPEPGGSLLSGRTERVGGQTALEWVAEVRAALDTAPEVVVLRRTTAFGSYDDNYVLALERRTDHLGADAPEPSTGVSRQRLWHIRARQVVLATGAHERPLVFAGNDRPGVMLAGAVRSYLNRYAVAPGSRAVVSTTNDSAYDTVADLHAAGIDIAAVVDARPELSRRAAEVAVASGVRVLTGSAVVDTAGGNRLTGVTVQPLDAEGQLTGETEWFDCDLLAVSGGWSPVVHLHSQRQGTLRWDEDLVAFVSDGTVRDQRIVGAARGTYDLDGCLAEGARAGAGAATDAGFPVASPEPPSGDARPRAAAGPVRALWLVPAPGTGTGPEGEPAIWDTHFVDLQRDVTVADVWRSTGAGMRSVEHIKRYTSLGTAGDQGKTSNVNAIGVIAEALGAGASPGQIGTTGYRAPYTPVAFAAIAGRERGELFDPERTTSIHPWHVAHGAVFEDVGQWKRPRYYPRPGEDMDTAVARECRAAREGVAFMDASTLGKIEIWGADAGEFLNRVYTNAFKKLKPGMARYGVMCKPDGMIFDDGVTLRLEETRYFTTTTTGGAAAVLDWLEEWLQTEWPGLDVHCTSVTEQWATIAVVGPQSREVVAHLAPEIDLSNETFPFMAFRETTLASGIPARICRISFSGELAYEINVSAWYGPAVWEEVYAIGRPYDITPYGTETMHVLRAEKGYIIVGQDTDGTVTPQDAGMSWVVSKRKDFIGNRSYSRAGTSRTDRKQLVGLLPSDQRTRLPEGTQLIAPNVPLTPEAGPVPMLGHVTSSYHSPALGRPFALALVADGRARIGETLLAPVGEDLVPVLVADTVLYDPEGTRRDG, encoded by the coding sequence ATGACCGACCAACGATTCCGGCTCCCGCACGGGGGCCGCGTCGACCGCGGCACCGTGCTGCGGTTCACCGTCGACGGCCGGGAGATGACCGGGCACCCCGGAGACACCGTCGCCTCGGCGATGCTGGCGAACGGGCGCGTCGAGGCCGCCCCGTCGATCTACCGCGGCCGACCGCGCGGCATCGTCGCCGCGGGTGTCGAGGAGCCCAGCGCCCTGTTGCAGATCGACGGCCCGTGCTCCGAGGGCATGCTGCCGGCCACGACGGCGGAGCTGTACGACGGGCTGTCCGCCACGACGCTGTCCGGGATGGGGCGGCTCGACCCGAGTCCCGACCCCGCCGGCTATGACAAGAAGTACGTCCACACCGATGTCCTGGTGGTCGGCGCCGGACCGGCCGGGCTCGCGGCCGCCGCCGCTGCCGCGGACTCAGGGGCCCGGGTGATCCTCCTCGACGACCAGCCCGAGCCCGGCGGTTCGCTGCTCTCGGGGCGCACCGAGCGGGTCGGCGGGCAGACCGCCCTGGAGTGGGTCGCCGAAGTGCGCGCGGCCCTCGACACCGCCCCCGAGGTCGTCGTCCTGCGGCGCACCACGGCGTTCGGCAGTTACGACGACAACTACGTACTGGCCCTGGAGCGGCGCACCGACCACCTCGGCGCCGACGCTCCCGAGCCGTCCACAGGCGTCTCGCGGCAGCGGCTGTGGCACATCCGGGCCCGCCAGGTGGTCCTGGCGACCGGCGCCCACGAGCGGCCGCTGGTCTTCGCGGGCAACGACCGGCCCGGGGTGATGCTCGCCGGGGCCGTGCGCTCGTACCTGAACCGGTATGCGGTGGCGCCGGGTTCGCGGGCGGTGGTGAGCACGACGAATGACAGCGCCTATGACACGGTGGCCGATCTCCACGCCGCCGGAATCGACATCGCCGCCGTCGTGGACGCGCGGCCCGAGCTGTCCCGCCGGGCCGCCGAGGTCGCCGTGGCGAGTGGGGTGCGGGTGCTGACGGGCAGTGCGGTGGTCGACACCGCGGGCGGGAACCGGCTCACCGGTGTCACCGTCCAGCCCCTCGACGCCGAGGGTCAACTCACCGGTGAGACAGAGTGGTTCGACTGCGACCTGCTCGCCGTCTCGGGCGGCTGGAGCCCGGTGGTGCACCTGCACAGCCAGCGCCAGGGCACGCTGCGCTGGGACGAGGACCTGGTCGCCTTCGTCTCCGACGGCACCGTACGGGACCAGCGCATCGTCGGCGCGGCCCGGGGGACGTACGACCTCGACGGCTGCCTCGCCGAAGGGGCGCGGGCCGGTGCGGGGGCCGCGACGGACGCCGGGTTCCCGGTGGCCTCGCCCGAACCGCCGTCCGGCGACGCGCGGCCCCGCGCCGCGGCGGGCCCGGTGCGCGCACTGTGGCTGGTGCCCGCACCCGGCACCGGCACCGGCCCCGAGGGAGAACCCGCCATCTGGGACACCCACTTCGTCGACCTGCAGCGCGATGTCACCGTCGCCGACGTGTGGCGGTCCACCGGTGCCGGTATGCGCAGTGTCGAGCACATCAAGCGCTACACCTCGCTCGGCACGGCGGGCGACCAGGGCAAGACCTCCAACGTCAACGCGATCGGCGTGATCGCCGAGGCGCTCGGCGCGGGCGCGTCACCCGGGCAGATCGGCACCACGGGCTACCGGGCGCCGTACACGCCGGTGGCCTTCGCGGCCATCGCCGGGCGTGAGCGCGGCGAGCTGTTCGATCCGGAGCGCACGACCTCCATCCACCCCTGGCACGTCGCCCACGGGGCGGTGTTCGAGGACGTCGGGCAGTGGAAGCGGCCCCGGTACTACCCCCGGCCCGGTGAGGACATGGACACGGCCGTGGCCCGCGAGTGCCGGGCGGCCCGTGAGGGGGTGGCGTTCATGGACGCCTCCACCCTCGGCAAGATCGAGATCTGGGGCGCGGACGCCGGTGAGTTCCTCAACCGCGTCTACACCAACGCCTTCAAGAAGCTGAAGCCCGGTATGGCCCGCTACGGCGTGATGTGCAAGCCCGACGGGATGATCTTCGACGACGGTGTGACGCTGCGTCTCGAGGAGACCCGCTACTTCACGACCACCACGACCGGTGGCGCCGCCGCCGTCCTGGACTGGCTGGAGGAGTGGCTGCAGACCGAATGGCCCGGCCTCGACGTCCACTGCACCTCGGTGACCGAGCAGTGGGCGACGATCGCGGTCGTCGGCCCGCAGTCGCGCGAGGTCGTGGCCCATCTCGCGCCCGAGATCGACCTGTCGAACGAGACCTTCCCGTTCATGGCCTTCCGCGAGACCACCCTGGCCTCCGGCATCCCCGCCCGCATCTGCCGCATCTCCTTCTCCGGCGAACTCGCCTACGAGATCAACGTATCCGCGTGGTACGGCCCGGCGGTCTGGGAGGAGGTGTACGCGATCGGCCGGCCGTACGACATCACCCCGTACGGCACCGAGACCATGCACGTCCTGCGGGCCGAGAAGGGGTACATCATCGTCGGCCAGGACACCGACGGCACCGTCACCCCGCAGGACGCGGGCATGTCCTGGGTGGTCTCCAAGCGCAAGGACTTCATCGGCAACCGCTCGTACTCCCGCGCCGGCACCTCCCGCACCGACCGCAAGCAGTTGGTCGGCCTGCTGCCGAGCGATCAGCGGACCCGGCTGCCCGAGGGCACCCAGCTCATCGCGCCGAACGTGCCCCTCACCCCTGAGGCCGGGCCGGTGCCGATGCTCGGCCACGTCACCTCCAGCTACCACAGCCCGGCCCTCGGCCGCCCCTTCGCCCTCGCGCTCGTCGCCGACGGGCGAGCACGGATCGGCGAGACCCTCCTCGCCCCGGTGGGCGAGGACCTGGTGCCCGTCCTGGTGGCCGACACCGTCCTCTACGACCCCGAAGGGACCAGGCGAGATGGCTGA
- a CDS encoding sarcosine oxidase subunit beta family protein: protein MTATPLPEHPDFLWRTPEPRSSYDVVIVGAGGHGLATAYYLARNHGITNVAVLEKGWLAGGNMARNTTIIRSNYLWDESAAMYEHALGLWERLPEELDYDFLFSQRGVLNLAHTLQDVREGVRRVNANRLNGVDAQWLEPDEVAKVCPILNVSPRTRYPVLGATFQPRAGIAKHDHVAWALARRADEMGVDLIQGCEVTGFLKDGDRVVGVETSRGRILAGRVGLAAAGHSSVLAERAGVRLPVQSHPLQALVSELHEPVHPTVVMSNHVHVYVSQAHKGELVMGAGVDAYNGYGQRGSFHVIERQMAAAVELFPVFARAHVLRTWGGIVDVTPDASPIIGTTPVENLYVNCGWGTGGFKATPAAGWTFAHTIATGEPHPLNAPFALERFTTGALIDEHGAAAVAH, encoded by the coding sequence ATGACCGCCACGCCGCTGCCGGAGCACCCGGACTTCCTCTGGCGCACCCCCGAGCCGCGCTCCTCGTACGACGTGGTCATCGTCGGCGCGGGAGGCCACGGCCTGGCCACCGCCTACTACCTCGCCCGGAACCACGGCATCACCAATGTCGCCGTCCTGGAGAAGGGCTGGCTGGCCGGTGGCAACATGGCACGCAACACCACGATCATCCGCTCGAACTACCTGTGGGATGAGAGCGCGGCGATGTACGAGCACGCGCTGGGGCTGTGGGAGCGGCTCCCGGAGGAGCTGGACTACGACTTCCTGTTCAGCCAGCGTGGCGTCCTCAACCTCGCACACACCCTCCAGGACGTCCGCGAGGGCGTGCGCCGCGTCAACGCCAATCGCCTCAACGGAGTCGACGCCCAGTGGCTGGAGCCGGACGAGGTCGCCAAGGTCTGCCCCATCCTCAATGTCTCGCCCCGTACCCGCTATCCGGTCCTCGGCGCCACCTTCCAGCCGCGGGCCGGTATCGCCAAGCACGACCATGTCGCCTGGGCGCTGGCCCGCCGGGCGGACGAGATGGGCGTGGATCTGATCCAGGGGTGCGAGGTCACCGGCTTCCTCAAGGACGGCGACCGGGTGGTGGGCGTCGAGACCAGCCGCGGCCGCATCCTCGCCGGCCGGGTCGGTCTCGCGGCCGCCGGGCACAGCAGCGTGCTGGCCGAGCGGGCAGGCGTGCGGCTGCCGGTGCAGTCCCATCCGCTCCAGGCGCTCGTCTCCGAACTGCACGAACCGGTGCACCCCACCGTGGTGATGTCCAACCATGTGCACGTGTACGTCTCCCAGGCGCACAAGGGCGAGCTGGTGATGGGCGCGGGCGTCGACGCCTACAACGGCTACGGACAGCGCGGCTCCTTCCATGTGATCGAGCGGCAGATGGCCGCCGCCGTCGAGCTGTTCCCCGTCTTCGCCCGTGCGCATGTGCTGCGGACCTGGGGTGGCATCGTCGATGTCACACCGGACGCCTCCCCGATCATCGGCACCACCCCCGTCGAGAACCTCTACGTCAACTGCGGCTGGGGCACCGGCGGGTTCAAGGCCACCCCGGCCGCCGGGTGGACCTTCGCCCACACCATCGCCACCGGCGAGCCGCATCCGCTGAACGCCCCCTTCGCCCTCGAACGCTTTACGACGGGCGCGTTGATCGACGAACACGGCGCCGCGGCCGTGGCCCACTGA